CCGGGAGCGTAGCTCCCGGTTTTTTATAGAAAGATCCGTTTCTAGACTGAGAGTCTGACGATAATTGCCGGATCTAGAACTCTGAAAGTAAAGGATTCAGTTATGAAGAGTTCCACTTCTTCGTCAGTATGACTCTGATAACCAATCTCGAAATCTCCGCCGATAACCATCTCTAGATCAGCGTGATCCTTCGGCAGCAGCAGCGCATCCTTCACAACTCTGCTGACAACAATATCCGTGCCGAGGAAGGACTCGATTCGTTTCACAAGCGGGTAGCCTGAAACATGTGAATTCAGTATCGCCATTGTTTCGGGATTGACGATGAGAGAGAACAGTCCATCCGCGAAATTGTCCTTCAAAACCTGCGCAGCCTTCGAAAGTGATTCGATGATTTCGTTCGGTTTTGAACCCAGAGGAATCGGTTTGTTTTCGACCGACTCTACGATTCCTTTGACGGTCGCCTTTTCGTAGCCATTGTAGATTACATTCTCTTCGAAGAGCGCTATCTGTTTTGCCGCCTGTTCAAGCGGTCCCAGATCGGAGTCCTTTGCGCCTCTCTCTATATCGTCCATCTGCCAGCGGACCAGCTTGAAAGGAACTCTTACCTCTATAAGGGGTTTTGCCTTTCTAAGACCTACACCGACCTCTCCTTCTTTTTCGAGAATCTTGACCCTTCCTTCTGGAACGAAAGAATACTTCCAGCCCTTTGGTCCGACGACATTCACTACCTTTCTTGCAGATAGGTAACTCTTCAGGACTCGCTTTGCTCTATCGTTTATTT
The sequence above is drawn from the Mesotoga sp. UBA6090 genome and encodes:
- a CDS encoding family 1 encapsulin nanocompartment shell protein encodes the protein MDLFKRQLAPLSSEAWEEINDRAKRVLKSYLSARKVVNVVGPKGWKYSFVPEGRVKILEKEGEVGVGLRKAKPLIEVRVPFKLVRWQMDDIERGAKDSDLGPLEQAAKQIALFEENVIYNGYEKATVKGIVESVENKPIPLGSKPNEIIESLSKAAQVLKDNFADGLFSLIVNPETMAILNSHVSGYPLVKRIESFLGTDIVVSRVVKDALLLPKDHADLEMVIGGDFEIGYQSHTDEEVELFITESFTFRVLDPAIIVRLSV